A genomic window from Chrysoperla carnea chromosome 3, inChrCarn1.1, whole genome shotgun sequence includes:
- the LOC123294454 gene encoding NFX1-type zinc finger-containing protein 1-like isoform X2, with protein sequence MGGIISSILEIFRPKTKPRSNNIVRHYETNYETKPTFVSESRSKFVTKETFQVLYQNKRVSENELPFGDFRTMRIIPTTNEILGPNETKIRPNIINGKYLSVNHYLDIHFRLLREDFMAPLRDDIQDYKRNSVSKLRIYNVQIVSRLCVEQNRLYFVVKLNLSKNKLKLLQDSKDLCYGSMVILFQKGSFQTMIIGSVSQKDEKTLEDGEIFVEPLNLWDINKYFNKDLIMIEPNSHFESYRYIAEVFQQINEYSFPMSRYILKAEVASQLPGYLTNKICTNILSILLDFSEQVKYDCTQYDAIKAALTNEFCIIQGPPGTGKTFIGLEIIKILLQNHTLWCYNGPILIVCKTNHALDQFLEGILKITHRLARVGGQSKNDKLNEFNIKELRKNFKRNRNRSDSLKSITDQIKILHSKLLDAYTYNREMDWDWNPENNPEKIIARILTLKNQYNAVLQNRDVELLRQYLVVGMTTTGAAKNRRVLEGLRSPIVFVEEAAEVLESHIIISLTTACKHLILIGDHKQLRPSTADYRLAKDCKLDISLFERMILNGMYCATLGVQHRMRPEFAQLIAPSIYPHLRNHQSVYAFPSIMGMTKNLFFIKHTHLEQVLDSVSKQNNHEANFLLQLCRYLILQGYSANEVTILTTYNGQVQRMKKLQKSIPTIDNVRITSVDNFQGEECNIILLSLVRSNGKGEIGFLSADNRICVALSRAKHGFYMIGNMNILVKHTKSKWPEINQVLIDNKSIGTDLVLQCQIHKDQRTKVNCGDNFKVKCPEGGCLLRCNTTMPCGHVCERVCHVQDRAHIKIICKKPCLRQICPQNKHQCQELCYKKCSKCICYKNRFEYGGSRRIIYVS encoded by the exons atgggtgGAATAATAAgttcaattttagaaatttttcggCCAAAAACAAAGCCAAGAAGTAATAACATTGTGAGACATTACGAAACCAATTATGAAACAAAACCGACATTCGTATCAGAAAGTAGATCAAAATTTGTTACTAAAGAGACCTTTCAAgtgttatatcaaaataaacgtgTTAGTGAAAATGAATTGCCATTTGGTGATTTTAGAACTATGCGAATCATACCTACCACAAATGAAATACTTGGaccaaacgaaacaaaaattcgACCAAATATTATCAACGGGAAATATTTAAGTGTGAATCATTATTTAGACATACATTTTCGATTATTACGAGAAGATTTTATGGCACCGTTACGTGACGATATTCAAGATTATAAGAGAAATTCAGTATCGAAATTACGAATTTACAATGTACAAATTGTATCTAGACTTTGTGTTGAACAAAATCGATTATATTTTGtagttaaattgaatttaagtaaaaacaaattaaaacttttacaagATTCAAAAGATTTATGTTATGGTTCAATGGTTATACTTTTTCAAAAGGGTTCTTTTCAAACAATGATTATTGGTTCGGTTTCacaaaaagatgaaaaaactTTAGAGGATGGTGAAATATTTGTGGAACCATTAAATTTATGggatattaacaaatattttaacaaagatTTGATAATGATTGAACCAAATTCACATTTCGAATCATATCGATATATAGCAGAAGTGTTTCAACAAATCAATGAATATTCTTTTCCAATGtctagatatattttaaaagctgaaGTTGCCAGTCAATTACCTGG gtatttaacaaataaaatatgtacaaatattttatctattctgtTAGACTTTTCTGAACAAGTGAAATATGATTGTACCCAATATGATGCGATTAAAGCAGCTCTAACAAATGAGTTTTGTATTATCCAAGGACCACCTGGTACTGGAAAAACCTTTATTggattagaaataattaaaatattattacaaaaccaTACATTGTGGTGTTAcaatggaccgattttgatagTGTGTAAAACAAATCATGCCTTAGATCAATTTCTAGAaggcattttaaaaataacccaTCGTCTAGCACGTGTTGGTGGTCAatcgaaaaatgataaattgaatgaatttaatattaaagagttacgaaaaaattttaaaagaaatcgaAATCGATCAGATTCGTTAAAGAGTATTACGGATCAAATAAAGATTTTACATTCCAAATTACTTGACGCTTATACGTATAATAGAG aaatGGACTGGGATTGGAACCCGGAAAATAATCCAGAGAAAATAATCGCTCGTATATtgactttaaaaaatcaatataatgcT GTACTACAAAATAGAGATGTCGAATTATTACGACAATATCTAGTGGTGGGGATGACTACTACTGGTGCCGCTAAAAATCGTAGAGTTTTAGAAGGGCTTAGATCTCCAATAg TATTTGTTGAAGAAGCGGCCGAAGTATTAGAatcacatattattatttcgtTAACGACTGCATGCaaacatttgattttaattg GTGATCATAAACAATTGCGCCCTTCTACAGCCGATTATCGTTTAGCAAAAGATTGTAAACTCGATATATCATTATTTGAACGAATGATTCTAAATGGAATGTATTGTGCGACATTAGGAGTGCAGCATCGAATGAGACCAGAATTTGCACAATTAATTGCACCATCTATTTATCCCCATTTGAGAAATCATCAATCAGTATACGCGTTCCCATCAATTATGGGAATgacaaagaatttattttttataaaacatacacaTTTAGAGCAA gTACTAGATTCTGTTAGTAAACAAAATAACCATGAAGCTAATTTCTTGCTTCAATTATGCCgctatttaattttacaagGATATAGTGCTAACGAAGTTACAATTTTAACAACTTACAATGGACAAGTGCAGCGTATGAAAAAA ttacaaaaatCCATTCCGACAATTGACAATGTACGGATTACTTCTGTAGATAATTTCCAAGGTGAAgaatgtaatattatattactgTCATTGGTTAGAAGCAATGGAAAAGGAGAAATAGGATTTTTGTCCGCTGATAATAGAATTTGTGTTGCTTTATCACGAGCTAAACACg GCTTCTATATGATCggtaatatgaatattttagtaAAGCATACCAAATCAAAGTGGCCAGAAATTAATCAAGTGCTAATCGATAATAAAAGTATTGGAACTGATTTGGTATTGCAATGTCAAATTCATAAGGATCAACGTACAAAG GTGAATTGCGGAGATAATTTCAAAGTCAAATGTCCTGAAGGCGGTTGTTTGTTGCGATGTAATACAACAATGCCATGTGGACATGTTTGTGAAAGGGTATGTCACGTTCAAGATCGTGctcatatcaaaataatttgtaaaaagccatgtttaag gcAAATATGTCCACAAAACAAACATCAGTGTCAGGAATTGTGCTACAAAAAATGTAGTAAATGCATTTGCTACAAGAATCGATTTGAATATGGAGGAAGCAGGAGAATAATTTATGTtagttaa
- the LOC123294454 gene encoding NFX1-type zinc finger-containing protein 1-like isoform X1 — protein sequence MGGIISSILEIFRPKTKPRSNNIVRHYETNYETKPTFVSESRSKFVTKETFQVLYQNKRVSENELPFGDFRTMRIIPTTNEILGPNETKIRPNIINGKYLSVNHYLDIHFRLLREDFMAPLRDDIQDYKRNSVSKLRIYNVQIVSRLCVEQNRLYFVVKLNLSKNKLKLLQDSKDLCYGSMVILFQKGSFQTMIIGSVSQKDEKTLEDGEIFVEPLNLWDINKYFNKDLIMIEPNSHFESYRYIAEVFQQINEYSFPMSRYILKAEVASQLPGYLTNKICTNILSILLDFSEQVKYDCTQYDAIKAALTNEFCIIQGPPGTGKTFIGLEIIKILLQNHTLWCYNGPILIVCKTNHALDQFLEGILKITHRLARVGGQSKNDKLNEFNIKELRKNFKRNRNRSDSLKSITDQIKILHSKLLDAYTYNREMDWDWNPENNPEKIIARILTLKNQYNAVLQNRDVELLRQYLVVGMTTTGAAKNRRVLEGLRSPIVFVEEAAEVLESHIIISLTTACKHLILIGDHKQLRPSTADYRLAKDCKLDISLFERMILNGMYCATLGVQHRMRPEFAQLIAPSIYPHLRNHQSVYAFPSIMGMTKNLFFIKHTHLEQVLDSVSKQNNHEANFLLQLCRYLILQGYSANEVTILTTYNGQVQRMKKLQKSIPTIDNVRITSVDNFQGEECNIILLSLVRSNGKGEIGFLSADNRICVALSRAKHGFYMIGNMNILVKHTKSKWPEINQVLIDNKSIGTDLVLQCQIHKDQRTKVNCGDNFKVKCPEGGCLLRCNTTMPCGHVCERVCHVQDRAHIKIICKKPCLRQICPQNKHQCQELCYKKCSKCICYKNRFEYGGSRRIIYSNDTNIPSPTFAAYRLPQVEVGSRYWVVTKKTIVMIVSTVVNVFMFLIGRR from the exons atgggtgGAATAATAAgttcaattttagaaatttttcggCCAAAAACAAAGCCAAGAAGTAATAACATTGTGAGACATTACGAAACCAATTATGAAACAAAACCGACATTCGTATCAGAAAGTAGATCAAAATTTGTTACTAAAGAGACCTTTCAAgtgttatatcaaaataaacgtgTTAGTGAAAATGAATTGCCATTTGGTGATTTTAGAACTATGCGAATCATACCTACCACAAATGAAATACTTGGaccaaacgaaacaaaaattcgACCAAATATTATCAACGGGAAATATTTAAGTGTGAATCATTATTTAGACATACATTTTCGATTATTACGAGAAGATTTTATGGCACCGTTACGTGACGATATTCAAGATTATAAGAGAAATTCAGTATCGAAATTACGAATTTACAATGTACAAATTGTATCTAGACTTTGTGTTGAACAAAATCGATTATATTTTGtagttaaattgaatttaagtaaaaacaaattaaaacttttacaagATTCAAAAGATTTATGTTATGGTTCAATGGTTATACTTTTTCAAAAGGGTTCTTTTCAAACAATGATTATTGGTTCGGTTTCacaaaaagatgaaaaaactTTAGAGGATGGTGAAATATTTGTGGAACCATTAAATTTATGggatattaacaaatattttaacaaagatTTGATAATGATTGAACCAAATTCACATTTCGAATCATATCGATATATAGCAGAAGTGTTTCAACAAATCAATGAATATTCTTTTCCAATGtctagatatattttaaaagctgaaGTTGCCAGTCAATTACCTGG gtatttaacaaataaaatatgtacaaatattttatctattctgtTAGACTTTTCTGAACAAGTGAAATATGATTGTACCCAATATGATGCGATTAAAGCAGCTCTAACAAATGAGTTTTGTATTATCCAAGGACCACCTGGTACTGGAAAAACCTTTATTggattagaaataattaaaatattattacaaaaccaTACATTGTGGTGTTAcaatggaccgattttgatagTGTGTAAAACAAATCATGCCTTAGATCAATTTCTAGAaggcattttaaaaataacccaTCGTCTAGCACGTGTTGGTGGTCAatcgaaaaatgataaattgaatgaatttaatattaaagagttacgaaaaaattttaaaagaaatcgaAATCGATCAGATTCGTTAAAGAGTATTACGGATCAAATAAAGATTTTACATTCCAAATTACTTGACGCTTATACGTATAATAGAG aaatGGACTGGGATTGGAACCCGGAAAATAATCCAGAGAAAATAATCGCTCGTATATtgactttaaaaaatcaatataatgcT GTACTACAAAATAGAGATGTCGAATTATTACGACAATATCTAGTGGTGGGGATGACTACTACTGGTGCCGCTAAAAATCGTAGAGTTTTAGAAGGGCTTAGATCTCCAATAg TATTTGTTGAAGAAGCGGCCGAAGTATTAGAatcacatattattatttcgtTAACGACTGCATGCaaacatttgattttaattg GTGATCATAAACAATTGCGCCCTTCTACAGCCGATTATCGTTTAGCAAAAGATTGTAAACTCGATATATCATTATTTGAACGAATGATTCTAAATGGAATGTATTGTGCGACATTAGGAGTGCAGCATCGAATGAGACCAGAATTTGCACAATTAATTGCACCATCTATTTATCCCCATTTGAGAAATCATCAATCAGTATACGCGTTCCCATCAATTATGGGAATgacaaagaatttattttttataaaacatacacaTTTAGAGCAA gTACTAGATTCTGTTAGTAAACAAAATAACCATGAAGCTAATTTCTTGCTTCAATTATGCCgctatttaattttacaagGATATAGTGCTAACGAAGTTACAATTTTAACAACTTACAATGGACAAGTGCAGCGTATGAAAAAA ttacaaaaatCCATTCCGACAATTGACAATGTACGGATTACTTCTGTAGATAATTTCCAAGGTGAAgaatgtaatattatattactgTCATTGGTTAGAAGCAATGGAAAAGGAGAAATAGGATTTTTGTCCGCTGATAATAGAATTTGTGTTGCTTTATCACGAGCTAAACACg GCTTCTATATGATCggtaatatgaatattttagtaAAGCATACCAAATCAAAGTGGCCAGAAATTAATCAAGTGCTAATCGATAATAAAAGTATTGGAACTGATTTGGTATTGCAATGTCAAATTCATAAGGATCAACGTACAAAG GTGAATTGCGGAGATAATTTCAAAGTCAAATGTCCTGAAGGCGGTTGTTTGTTGCGATGTAATACAACAATGCCATGTGGACATGTTTGTGAAAGGGTATGTCACGTTCAAGATCGTGctcatatcaaaataatttgtaaaaagccatgtttaag gcAAATATGTCCACAAAACAAACATCAGTGTCAGGAATTGTGCTACAAAAAATGTAGTAAATGCATTTGCTACAAGAATCGATTTGAATATGGAGGAAGCAGGAGAATAATTTAT tccaATGACACAAATATACCATCTCCTACTTTTGCTGCTTATAGATTACCACAAGTTGAAGTTGGATCGCGTTATTGGGTAGTaaccaaaaaaacaattgtGATGATAGTCTCAACGGTAGTaaatgtatttatgtttttaattggaAGGAGATGA